Proteins from a genomic interval of Streptococcus sp. D7B5:
- a CDS encoding competence/damage-inducible protein A, with amino-acid sequence MKAEIIAVGTEILTGQIVNTNAQFLSEKLAEIGVDVYFQTAVGDNEARLLSLLEIASQRSNLVILTGGLGPTEDDLTKQTLAKFLGKDLVFDPQAQEKLDIFFAHRPDYARTPNNERQAQIVEGATPLPNETGLAVGGVSEVDGVTYVVLPGPPSELKPMVLNQLLPKLMTGTKLYSRVLRFFGIGESQLVTILADLIDHQTDPTLAPYAKTGEVTLRLSTKAVSQERADQALDILENQILSRQTFEGISLRDICYGYGEETSLASVVVEELKKRQKSITAAESLTAGLFQATLADFLGVSAIFNGGFVTYSLEEKSKMLDISEQELKEHGVVSGFTARKMAEQARIKTQSDYGVSLTGVAGPDSLEGHPAGTVFIGLAHAKGTEVIKANIAGRSRADVRHIAVMHAFNLVRKALLSD; translated from the coding sequence GAAATTATTGCTGTAGGAACAGAAATTTTAACAGGGCAGATTGTCAATACCAATGCTCAGTTTTTATCAGAGAAACTAGCCGAAATCGGGGTAGATGTCTACTTCCAAACAGCTGTTGGAGATAATGAAGCTCGTCTTTTGTCCTTGCTTGAGATTGCGAGTCAACGTAGTAATCTTGTGATTTTGACAGGGGGCTTGGGACCAACCGAGGATGATTTGACCAAACAAACCCTGGCAAAATTTTTGGGAAAAGATCTAGTGTTTGACCCTCAAGCGCAAGAGAAACTGGATATTTTCTTTGCTCATAGACCTGACTATGCTCGGACACCGAATAATGAGCGCCAAGCCCAAATTGTAGAAGGGGCGACTCCACTGCCAAATGAGACAGGTTTAGCAGTAGGAGGGGTGTCAGAAGTGGATGGCGTGACCTACGTGGTCCTCCCAGGACCACCTAGTGAATTGAAACCCATGGTCTTAAATCAACTCTTACCCAAGTTAATGACTGGTACCAAGTTATACTCACGAGTGCTCCGTTTCTTTGGAATTGGGGAGAGTCAGTTGGTGACCATTTTGGCGGATTTGATTGACCATCAAACCGATCCGACCTTGGCGCCGTATGCCAAGACGGGAGAAGTGACCTTGCGTTTGTCTACAAAAGCAGTTAGTCAAGAAAGGGCTGATCAAGCACTGGATATCTTAGAAAATCAAATCTTGAGTCGCCAAACTTTCGAGGGAATTTCTCTACGAGACATCTGTTATGGATATGGGGAAGAAACCAGTCTCGCAAGTGTCGTTGTAGAAGAGCTAAAGAAGAGACAGAAAAGCATTACTGCGGCAGAAAGCTTGACGGCAGGTCTCTTTCAAGCGACATTAGCAGACTTTTTGGGCGTCTCAGCAATCTTTAATGGCGGTTTTGTCACTTACAGCCTAGAAGAAAAGTCCAAGATGTTGGATATTTCCGAGCAAGAGCTAAAAGAACACGGGGTTGTTTCTGGGTTTACGGCTCGAAAAATGGCAGAGCAGGCACGGATCAAGACTCAGTCTGATTATGGAGTTAGTTTGACGGGTGTGGCAGGGCCAGATAGCCTAGAGGGGCATCCAGCTGGTACAGTTTTTATTGGATTGGCACATGCAAAAGGGACAGAGGTGATCAAGGCCAATATTGCAGGACGGAGTCGAGCAGATGTTCGACATATTGCGGTCATGCATGCCTTTAACCTAGTTCGCAAGGCTTTATTAAGTGACTAA